The DNA segment GGACAGTGCGGTGACATGTACATTTTCAGGATCTTTATCTTTAATTTGAAGGGCAACTTCAAGACCTGCTTTATCATCAGGATTAATAATGGAAGGCACGCCCTCACGGATCAGAGTATTGGTTACCGGATCAAGTTTAACTTCATTGGTGTCCGGAACTTGTTTCATACAAACAACAATTTTCATCTTTTTCCTCCTTATTTGACACCCATCCAGGAAGAAACAACCATGCGCATAACTTCGGAAGTCCCTTCATAGATTTCAGTGATCTTCGCATCTCTCATCATACGTTCAATTGGATAGTCACGAGTATAGCCATAACCACCGAAGAGTTGTAAACAGCGACGTGTGATATCAGAAGCCGCTTCAGAAGCAAAGAGCTTGCACATTGCAGCCATATGTCCGTAAGGAAGACCGGCACCCTTGGTAGAAGCTGCACGGTATACGAGAAGTTGTGCCGCATCAGCAGTTGTCTTCATATCAGCAAGTTCAAATTGGGTATTTTGGAATTGGGAAATGCGACGGCCAAATTGTTTTCTTTCTTTGACATAGTCTAAAGTCACATCAATAGCGCCTTCAGCGATTCCCAGGGCTTGAGATGCAATACCGATACGTCCGCCGTCCAAAGTCTTCATGGCAATCTTGAAGCCTTTGCCTTCTTTTCCAAGAAGATTTTCTTTAGGGATGCGCAAGTTTTCAAATACCAACTCGCAAGTGGATGAACCACGAATACCCATTTTGATTTCAGGTTCAGATACGCTGAATCCCTTCATGCCGCGTTCAATAATAAATGCGGAAATACCGTGATTACCTTTAGTCTTGTCCGTCATCGCAAAGATAACGAAAGTATCTGCAAAACCTGCATTGGTAATGAAAATTTTGGAGCCGTTGATAACCCATTCGTCCCCATCGAGAACAGCTGTAGTTTGTTGTCCGGATGCATCAGTACCGGCGTTTGGCTCGGTCAAACCGAATGCACCGATCTTCTTTCCGCTTAACAGATCAGGTAAGTATTTTTGTTTTTGTTCTTCAGTACCGTTTTCAAAAATAGGTGCACAGCAGAGTGAGGTGTGTGCAGACACAACAACCCCTGTGGTCGCGCAGACCTTAGAAAGCTCTTCGACAGCCATGGCATACGCTAAGTAGTCACCGCCTTGTCCGCCGTATTCCTTTGGA comes from the Peptoniphilus equinus genome and includes:
- a CDS encoding acyl-CoA dehydrogenase, with the translated sequence MDFTMDKEHLLIQEMYRSFAQNEIEPVAADVDATEEFPKENLKKLARYGFFGIPFPKEYGGQGGDYLAYAMAVEELSKVCATTGVVVSAHTSLCCAPIFENGTEEQKQKYLPDLLSGKKIGAFGLTEPNAGTDASGQQTTAVLDGDEWVINGSKIFITNAGFADTFVIFAMTDKTKGNHGISAFIIERGMKGFSVSEPEIKMGIRGSSTCELVFENLRIPKENLLGKEGKGFKIAMKTLDGGRIGIASQALGIAEGAIDVTLDYVKERKQFGRRISQFQNTQFELADMKTTADAAQLLVYRAASTKGAGLPYGHMAAMCKLFASEAASDITRRCLQLFGGYGYTRDYPIERMMRDAKITEIYEGTSEVMRMVVSSWMGVK